One genomic window of Anguilla anguilla isolate fAngAng1 chromosome 13, fAngAng1.pri, whole genome shotgun sequence includes the following:
- the LOC118210777 gene encoding vesicular inhibitory amino acid transporter, which translates to MATLIRSKISNKLSNAASSVSNKSQAKVSGMFARMGFQAATDEEALGFVACDDLDYDHRQGLQMDILKTDEVGGEGEGQIVGDGTAEGDSHYQRDGTGPPPSSSKDGGVCDELAQDKPKITAWEAGWNVTNAIQGMFVLGLPYAILHGGYLGLFLIIFAAVVCCYTGKILIACLYEENEDGELVRVRDSYVDIANACCAPRFPSLGGHVVNVAQIIELVMTCILYVVVSGNLMYNSFPNTPVSQKSWAIIATAALLPCAFLKNLKAVSKFSLLCTLAHFVINVLVIAYCLSRARDWAWDKVKFYIDVKKFPISIGIIVFSYTSQIFLPSLEGNMQKPSEFHCMMNWTHIAACILKGLFALVAYLTWADATKEVITDNLPSTIRAVVNLFLVSKALLSYPLPFFAAVEVLEKSFFQDGGRAFFPDCYGGDGRLKSWGLSLRCGLVVFTLLMAIYVPHFALLMGLTGSLTGAGLCFLLPSLFHLKLLWRKLLWHQVFFDVAIFVIGGICSISGFIHSMEGLIEAYKYNLHD; encoded by the exons ATGGCAACGTTAATCCGCAGCAAGATTTCCAATAAGCTTTCAAATGCCGCCTCTTCTGTTTCCAATAAGTCACAGGCTAAGGTGAGCGGCATGTTCGCCAGAATGGGCTTCCAGGCCGCCACTGACGAAGAGGCACTCGGGTTCGTTGCCTGTGATGATTTGGATTACGACCATAGACAAGGGCTGCAGATGGACATCCTTAAGACCGATGAGGTCGGTGGCGAGGGCGAGGGACAAATTGTCGGAGATGGCACGGCTGAAGGGGACAGCCACTACCAGAGAGATGGCACGGGTCCCCCGCCCTCCTCTTCCAAAGACGGCGGGGTGTGCGACGAGTTAGCCCAGGACAAGCCCAAAATCACTGCATGGGAAGCAGGCTGGAACGTCACCAATGCCATTCAG ggtATGTTCGTACTTGGGCTACCATATGCCATTCTTCACGGAGGATACCTTGGACTGTTTCTCATCATATTCGCAGCTGTGGTATGTTGTTACACGGGGAAAATTCTCATCGCGTGCCTGTACGAAGAGAACGAAGACGGAGAGCTGGTGCGCGTGAGAGACTCCTACGTGGACATCGCCAACGCCTGCTGCGCGCCAAGATTCCCGTCGCTGGGGGGCCACGTGGTGAATGTGGCCCAGATAATCGAGCTGGTGATGACCTGCATCCTCTATGTGGTAGTTAGCGGAAACCTGATGTACAACAGCTTCCCCAACACGCCTGTTTCGCAGAAGTCCTGGGCCATCATCGCCACCGCCGCCCTGCTGCCCTGCGCCTTCCTCAAGAACCTGAAGGCCGTGTCCAAGTTCAGCCTGCTCTGCACGCTCGCCCACTTCGTCATCAACGTCCTGGTGATCGCCTACTGCCTGTCCCGCGCGCGCGACTGGGCCTGGGACAAGGTCAAGTTCTACATCGACGTCAAGAAGTTCCCCATCTCCATCGGCATCATCGTGTTCAGCTACACGTCGCAGATCTTCCTGCCCTCGCTGGAGGGGAACATGCAGAAGCCCAGCGAGTTCCACTGCATGATGAACTGGACCCACATCGCCGCCTGCATCCTCAAGGGCCTCTTCGCACTGGTGGCCTACCTGACCTGGGCCGACGCCACCAAGGAGGTGATCACGGACAACCTGCCGTCCACCATCCGGGCCGTGGTCAACCTGTTCCTGGTGTCCAAGGCGCTGCTCTCGTACCCGCTGCCCTTCTTCGCCGCGGTGGAGGTCCTGGAGAAATCTTTCTTCCAGGACGGAGGGCGCGCTTTTTTCCCGGACTGCTACGGCGGTGACGGACGCCTGAAGTCGTGGGGTCTCTCTCTCCGATGTGGCCTGGTAGTGTTTACTCTGCTCATGGCCATCTATGTGCCGCACTTTGCCCTCCTGATGGGGCTCACTGGCAGTCTGACGGGCGCTGGGCTGTGCTTTCTGCTTCCTAGTCTCTTTCATTTGAAGCTTCTGTGGAGAAAGCTTTTGTGGCATCAGGTGTTCTTCGACGTCGCCATATTTGTAATAGGAGGTATATGCAGCATTTCCGGATTCATTCACTCAATGGAGGGCCTCATAGAAGCATATAAATATAATCTGCACGATTAA